A genomic region of Raphanus sativus cultivar WK10039 chromosome 6, ASM80110v3, whole genome shotgun sequence contains the following coding sequences:
- the LOC130496997 gene encoding G-type lectin S-receptor-like serine/threonine-protein kinase At1g61500 isoform X2: MGMTSPNNTQNHQYVGVWFKGIIPRVVVWVANREKPVTDSTANLAITSKGSLLLFSGKDGIVWSSGETFASNGSHAELSDSGSLMVVDKVSGRILWQSFDHLGDTLLHSSFLMYNLVTGEKRVLTSWKSYTDPSPGEFVGEITPQVPSQGFIMRGSRPYWRSGPWAKTRFTGIPLMDESFTSTFSLHQDVNGSGYLSFFQRNYKISRSVLTPEGLMKIFRYNGTNWDLYYEAPLANSCAIYGVCGPFGLCVGSVPPKCKCFKGFVPKSIEEWKRGNWSDGCVRRTELLCQGNSTGEDVNVFHPVANIKPPDNYKFVNSLNAEECYQSCFRNCSCLAFSYISGIGCLVWNHDLMDAVQFSAGGELLSIRLARSELDANKRKKTIVATTVSLILFVILGFASFRFWRCRVKNNAYKSKDACRNDLKPQDVPGLDFFEMKTIQNATNNFSLSNKLGQGGFGSVYKGKLQDGKEIAVKRLSSSSGQGKEEFMNEIVLISKLQHKNLVRVLGCCIEGEERLLIYEFMSNKSLDTFLFDSRKKLEIDWPKRFSIIKGIARGLLYLHRDSCLKVIHRDLKVSNILLDEKMNPKISDFGLARMYQGTEYQDNTRRVVGTLGYMAPEYAWTGVFSEKSDIYSYGVLLLEIISGEKISRFSHAGKTLLAYAWDFWSENKGTNLLDQVVTNSCCPSEVSRCVQIGLLCVQHQPAERPNTLELLSMLTTTSDLPSPKQPTFVVNASDCESQFKDLITVNEMTQSVILGR; encoded by the exons ATGGGGATGACGAG CCCTAATAACACACAGAATCATCAGTATGTTGGAGTATGGTTCAAGGGCATCATTCCTCGCGTGGTTGTGTGGGTGGCCAATAGAGAAAAGCCTGTTACAGACTCCACCGCAAATCTAGCTATCACCAGCAAGGGAAGTCTTCTCTTATTTAGTGGCAAAGATGGCATTGTCTGGTCCAGTGGAGAGACTTTCGCATCTAACGGGTCTCATGCAGAGCTTTCAGACAGCGGAAGTCTTATGGTCGTAGACAAAGTCTCCGGAAGAATTCTATGGCAAAGCTTTGACCATCTTGGCGATACTCTTCTACATTCCTCGTTTCTGATGTATAACCTCGTCACCGGTGAGAAGCGGGTTCTGACTTCTTGGAAAAGTTACACTGATCCATCACCTGGCGAGTTTGTGGGTGAGATTACACCACAAGTGCCATCACAAGGGTTTATTATGAGAGGTTCGAGACCTTACTGGAGAAGTGGTCCATGGGCTAAAACGAGGTTCACTGGGATACCTCTAATGGATGAGTCATTCACAAGTACATTCAGTCTTCACCAGGATGTAAATGGGTCAGGATACTTGTCTTTTTTCCAAAGAAACTACAAAATTTCACGCTCAGTTTTAACACCAGAGGGATTAATGAAGATTTTTCGTTACAATGGAACGAACTGGGATCTGTACTATGAGGCTCCATTAGCCAATTCATGCGCTATATACGGTGTATGTGGACCTTTTGGGTTGTGTGTTGGTTCGGTTCCTCCAAAATGTAAATGCTTCAAAGGGTTTGTACCTAAATCCATTGAAGAGTGGAAAAGAGGAAACTGGAGTGATGGTTGTGTGAGGCGAACCGAGCTACTTTGTCAAGGAAACTCCACCGGTGAAGATGTAAATGTCTTCCATCCCGTTGCCAACATAAAGCCTCCAGATAATTACAAATTTGTAAATTCTCTGAATGCTGAAGAATGCTACCAAAGTTGCTTCCGGAATTGTTCATGCTTGGCCTTTTCTTATATTAGTGGAATTGGATGTTTAGTATGGAACCATGACTTAATGGACGCGGTGCAGTTTTCTGCGGGAGGAGAGCTTCTTTCCATTCGTCTTGCACGTTCTGAGCTAG ATGCAAATAAGCGCAAGAAGACCATTGTTGCTACTACTGTTAGCCTTATCCTTTTTGTGATTTTGGGCTTTGCTTCATTTCGTTTCTGGAGATGCAGAGTAAAAAATAATG CTTATAAATCAAAAGATGCATGTAGGAATGATTTGAAACCACAAGATGTCCCaggtttagatttttttgagaTGAAGACCATACAAAATGCTACAAATAATTTCAGTCTATCAAACAAACTTGGACAAGGTGGATTTGGTTCTGTGTACAAG GGAAAGCTGCAAGATGGTAAAGAAATTGCTGTAAAGCGGCTTTCTAGCAGCTCAGGGCAGGGCAAAGAAGAGTTCATGAATGAAATAGTACTTATCTCAAAACTACAACACAAAAACTTAGTTCGGGTTTTGGGATGCTGCATTGAAGGAGAAGAGAGGCTATTGATTTATGAATTCATGTCGAACAAAAGCCTTGATACTTTTCTCTTTG ATTCAAGAAAAAAGCTTGAGATTGATTGGCCTAAGAGATTCAGTATCATCAAAGGCATTGCGCGTGGACTTCTCTATCTCCATCGTGACTCATGCCTCAAAGTTATTCACCGAGATCTAAAGGTGAGCAATATTCTTTTGGATGAGAAGATGAACCCAAAAATATCAGATTTTGGATTGGCTCGGATGTATCAAGGAACCGAATATCAGGACAACACTCGCCGTGTTGTAGGAACTTT AGGATACATGGCTCCTGAGTATGCATGGACTGGGGTGTTCTCTGAGAAATCCGACATCTACAGCTATGGAGTTCTGCTGTTAGAAATCATTAGCGGAGAGAAGATCTCAAGATTCAGCCATGCTGGAAAAACCCTTCTTGCATAT GCATGGGATTTTTGGTCTGAAAACAAAGGAACTAATCTTCTAGACCAAGTTGTTACTAACTCATGTTGCCCATCTGAGGTTAGTAGGTGTGTTCAGATTGGTCTGCTTTGTGTTCAACACCAACCAGCAGAAAGGCCTAACACACTTGAGTTGCTGTCCATGCTCACCACAACATCAGATCTTCCATCACCTAAACAACCCACATTTGTAGTCAACGCGAGCGACTGTGAATCCCAGTTTAAGGATTTGATAACAGTCAACGAGATGACACAATCTGTGATACTTGGGCGATAA
- the LOC130496997 gene encoding G-type lectin S-receptor-like serine/threonine-protein kinase At1g61500 isoform X3, which yields MGMTRLVCLFLSAMLLSFTYAAITPTSPLSIGQTLSSSDGVYELGFFSPNNTQNHQYVGVWFKGIIPRVVVWVANREKPVTDSTANLAITSKGSLLLFSGKDGIVWSSGETFASNGSHAELSDSGSLMVVDKVSGRILWQSFDHLGDTLLHSSFLMYNLVTGEKRVLTSWKSYTDPSPGEFVGEITPQVPSQGFIMRGSRPYWRSGPWAKTRFTGIPLMDESFTSTFSLHQDVNGSGYLSFFQRNYKISRSVLTPEGLMKIFRYNGTNWDLYYEAPLANSCAIYGVCGPFGLCVGSVPPKCKCFKGFVPKSIEEWKRGNWSDGCVRRTELLCQGNSTGEDVNVFHPVANIKPPDNYKFVNSLNAEECYQSCFRNCSCLAFSYISGIGCLVWNHDLMDAVQFSAGGELLSIRLARSELDANKRKKTIVATTVSLILFVILGFASFRFWRCRVKNNAYKSKDACRNDLKPQDVPGLDFFEMKTIQNATNNFSLSNKLGQGGFGSVYKGKLQDGKEIAVKRLSSSSGQGKEEFMNEIVLISKLQHKNLVRVLGCCIEGEERLLIYEFMSNKSLDTFLFDSRKKLEIDWPKRFSIIKGIARGLLYLHRDSCLKVIHRDLKVSNILLDEKMNPKISDFGLARMYQGTEYQDNTRRVVGTFAEDTWLLSMHGLGCSLRNPTSTAMEFCC from the exons ATGGGGATGACGAGGTTAGTTTGCTTGTTCTTGTCTGCCATGCTCTTAAGTTTTACATATGCAGCTATAACGCCAACAAGTCCTTTGTCAATAGGACAAACTCTCAGCTCCTCTGATGGTGTTTATGAACTGGGGTTCTTCAGCCCTAATAACACACAGAATCATCAGTATGTTGGAGTATGGTTCAAGGGCATCATTCCTCGCGTGGTTGTGTGGGTGGCCAATAGAGAAAAGCCTGTTACAGACTCCACCGCAAATCTAGCTATCACCAGCAAGGGAAGTCTTCTCTTATTTAGTGGCAAAGATGGCATTGTCTGGTCCAGTGGAGAGACTTTCGCATCTAACGGGTCTCATGCAGAGCTTTCAGACAGCGGAAGTCTTATGGTCGTAGACAAAGTCTCCGGAAGAATTCTATGGCAAAGCTTTGACCATCTTGGCGATACTCTTCTACATTCCTCGTTTCTGATGTATAACCTCGTCACCGGTGAGAAGCGGGTTCTGACTTCTTGGAAAAGTTACACTGATCCATCACCTGGCGAGTTTGTGGGTGAGATTACACCACAAGTGCCATCACAAGGGTTTATTATGAGAGGTTCGAGACCTTACTGGAGAAGTGGTCCATGGGCTAAAACGAGGTTCACTGGGATACCTCTAATGGATGAGTCATTCACAAGTACATTCAGTCTTCACCAGGATGTAAATGGGTCAGGATACTTGTCTTTTTTCCAAAGAAACTACAAAATTTCACGCTCAGTTTTAACACCAGAGGGATTAATGAAGATTTTTCGTTACAATGGAACGAACTGGGATCTGTACTATGAGGCTCCATTAGCCAATTCATGCGCTATATACGGTGTATGTGGACCTTTTGGGTTGTGTGTTGGTTCGGTTCCTCCAAAATGTAAATGCTTCAAAGGGTTTGTACCTAAATCCATTGAAGAGTGGAAAAGAGGAAACTGGAGTGATGGTTGTGTGAGGCGAACCGAGCTACTTTGTCAAGGAAACTCCACCGGTGAAGATGTAAATGTCTTCCATCCCGTTGCCAACATAAAGCCTCCAGATAATTACAAATTTGTAAATTCTCTGAATGCTGAAGAATGCTACCAAAGTTGCTTCCGGAATTGTTCATGCTTGGCCTTTTCTTATATTAGTGGAATTGGATGTTTAGTATGGAACCATGACTTAATGGACGCGGTGCAGTTTTCTGCGGGAGGAGAGCTTCTTTCCATTCGTCTTGCACGTTCTGAGCTAG ATGCAAATAAGCGCAAGAAGACCATTGTTGCTACTACTGTTAGCCTTATCCTTTTTGTGATTTTGGGCTTTGCTTCATTTCGTTTCTGGAGATGCAGAGTAAAAAATAATG CTTATAAATCAAAAGATGCATGTAGGAATGATTTGAAACCACAAGATGTCCCaggtttagatttttttgagaTGAAGACCATACAAAATGCTACAAATAATTTCAGTCTATCAAACAAACTTGGACAAGGTGGATTTGGTTCTGTGTACAAG GGAAAGCTGCAAGATGGTAAAGAAATTGCTGTAAAGCGGCTTTCTAGCAGCTCAGGGCAGGGCAAAGAAGAGTTCATGAATGAAATAGTACTTATCTCAAAACTACAACACAAAAACTTAGTTCGGGTTTTGGGATGCTGCATTGAAGGAGAAGAGAGGCTATTGATTTATGAATTCATGTCGAACAAAAGCCTTGATACTTTTCTCTTTG ATTCAAGAAAAAAGCTTGAGATTGATTGGCCTAAGAGATTCAGTATCATCAAAGGCATTGCGCGTGGACTTCTCTATCTCCATCGTGACTCATGCCTCAAAGTTATTCACCGAGATCTAAAGGTGAGCAATATTCTTTTGGATGAGAAGATGAACCCAAAAATATCAGATTTTGGATTGGCTCGGATGTATCAAGGAACCGAATATCAGGACAACACTCGCCGTGTTGTAGGAACTTT TGCAGAGGATACATGGCTCCTGAGTATGCATGGACTGGGGTGTTCTCTGAGAAATCCGACATCTACAGCTATGGAGTTCTGCTGTTAG
- the LOC130496997 gene encoding G-type lectin S-receptor-like serine/threonine-protein kinase At1g61500 isoform X1, whose product MGMTRLVCLFLSAMLLSFTYAAITPTSPLSIGQTLSSSDGVYELGFFSPNNTQNHQYVGVWFKGIIPRVVVWVANREKPVTDSTANLAITSKGSLLLFSGKDGIVWSSGETFASNGSHAELSDSGSLMVVDKVSGRILWQSFDHLGDTLLHSSFLMYNLVTGEKRVLTSWKSYTDPSPGEFVGEITPQVPSQGFIMRGSRPYWRSGPWAKTRFTGIPLMDESFTSTFSLHQDVNGSGYLSFFQRNYKISRSVLTPEGLMKIFRYNGTNWDLYYEAPLANSCAIYGVCGPFGLCVGSVPPKCKCFKGFVPKSIEEWKRGNWSDGCVRRTELLCQGNSTGEDVNVFHPVANIKPPDNYKFVNSLNAEECYQSCFRNCSCLAFSYISGIGCLVWNHDLMDAVQFSAGGELLSIRLARSELDANKRKKTIVATTVSLILFVILGFASFRFWRCRVKNNAYKSKDACRNDLKPQDVPGLDFFEMKTIQNATNNFSLSNKLGQGGFGSVYKGKLQDGKEIAVKRLSSSSGQGKEEFMNEIVLISKLQHKNLVRVLGCCIEGEERLLIYEFMSNKSLDTFLFDSRKKLEIDWPKRFSIIKGIARGLLYLHRDSCLKVIHRDLKVSNILLDEKMNPKISDFGLARMYQGTEYQDNTRRVVGTLGYMAPEYAWTGVFSEKSDIYSYGVLLLEIISGEKISRFSHAGKTLLAYAWDFWSENKGTNLLDQVVTNSCCPSEVSRCVQIGLLCVQHQPAERPNTLELLSMLTTTSDLPSPKQPTFVVNASDCESQFKDLITVNEMTQSVILGR is encoded by the exons ATGGGGATGACGAGGTTAGTTTGCTTGTTCTTGTCTGCCATGCTCTTAAGTTTTACATATGCAGCTATAACGCCAACAAGTCCTTTGTCAATAGGACAAACTCTCAGCTCCTCTGATGGTGTTTATGAACTGGGGTTCTTCAGCCCTAATAACACACAGAATCATCAGTATGTTGGAGTATGGTTCAAGGGCATCATTCCTCGCGTGGTTGTGTGGGTGGCCAATAGAGAAAAGCCTGTTACAGACTCCACCGCAAATCTAGCTATCACCAGCAAGGGAAGTCTTCTCTTATTTAGTGGCAAAGATGGCATTGTCTGGTCCAGTGGAGAGACTTTCGCATCTAACGGGTCTCATGCAGAGCTTTCAGACAGCGGAAGTCTTATGGTCGTAGACAAAGTCTCCGGAAGAATTCTATGGCAAAGCTTTGACCATCTTGGCGATACTCTTCTACATTCCTCGTTTCTGATGTATAACCTCGTCACCGGTGAGAAGCGGGTTCTGACTTCTTGGAAAAGTTACACTGATCCATCACCTGGCGAGTTTGTGGGTGAGATTACACCACAAGTGCCATCACAAGGGTTTATTATGAGAGGTTCGAGACCTTACTGGAGAAGTGGTCCATGGGCTAAAACGAGGTTCACTGGGATACCTCTAATGGATGAGTCATTCACAAGTACATTCAGTCTTCACCAGGATGTAAATGGGTCAGGATACTTGTCTTTTTTCCAAAGAAACTACAAAATTTCACGCTCAGTTTTAACACCAGAGGGATTAATGAAGATTTTTCGTTACAATGGAACGAACTGGGATCTGTACTATGAGGCTCCATTAGCCAATTCATGCGCTATATACGGTGTATGTGGACCTTTTGGGTTGTGTGTTGGTTCGGTTCCTCCAAAATGTAAATGCTTCAAAGGGTTTGTACCTAAATCCATTGAAGAGTGGAAAAGAGGAAACTGGAGTGATGGTTGTGTGAGGCGAACCGAGCTACTTTGTCAAGGAAACTCCACCGGTGAAGATGTAAATGTCTTCCATCCCGTTGCCAACATAAAGCCTCCAGATAATTACAAATTTGTAAATTCTCTGAATGCTGAAGAATGCTACCAAAGTTGCTTCCGGAATTGTTCATGCTTGGCCTTTTCTTATATTAGTGGAATTGGATGTTTAGTATGGAACCATGACTTAATGGACGCGGTGCAGTTTTCTGCGGGAGGAGAGCTTCTTTCCATTCGTCTTGCACGTTCTGAGCTAG ATGCAAATAAGCGCAAGAAGACCATTGTTGCTACTACTGTTAGCCTTATCCTTTTTGTGATTTTGGGCTTTGCTTCATTTCGTTTCTGGAGATGCAGAGTAAAAAATAATG CTTATAAATCAAAAGATGCATGTAGGAATGATTTGAAACCACAAGATGTCCCaggtttagatttttttgagaTGAAGACCATACAAAATGCTACAAATAATTTCAGTCTATCAAACAAACTTGGACAAGGTGGATTTGGTTCTGTGTACAAG GGAAAGCTGCAAGATGGTAAAGAAATTGCTGTAAAGCGGCTTTCTAGCAGCTCAGGGCAGGGCAAAGAAGAGTTCATGAATGAAATAGTACTTATCTCAAAACTACAACACAAAAACTTAGTTCGGGTTTTGGGATGCTGCATTGAAGGAGAAGAGAGGCTATTGATTTATGAATTCATGTCGAACAAAAGCCTTGATACTTTTCTCTTTG ATTCAAGAAAAAAGCTTGAGATTGATTGGCCTAAGAGATTCAGTATCATCAAAGGCATTGCGCGTGGACTTCTCTATCTCCATCGTGACTCATGCCTCAAAGTTATTCACCGAGATCTAAAGGTGAGCAATATTCTTTTGGATGAGAAGATGAACCCAAAAATATCAGATTTTGGATTGGCTCGGATGTATCAAGGAACCGAATATCAGGACAACACTCGCCGTGTTGTAGGAACTTT AGGATACATGGCTCCTGAGTATGCATGGACTGGGGTGTTCTCTGAGAAATCCGACATCTACAGCTATGGAGTTCTGCTGTTAGAAATCATTAGCGGAGAGAAGATCTCAAGATTCAGCCATGCTGGAAAAACCCTTCTTGCATAT GCATGGGATTTTTGGTCTGAAAACAAAGGAACTAATCTTCTAGACCAAGTTGTTACTAACTCATGTTGCCCATCTGAGGTTAGTAGGTGTGTTCAGATTGGTCTGCTTTGTGTTCAACACCAACCAGCAGAAAGGCCTAACACACTTGAGTTGCTGTCCATGCTCACCACAACATCAGATCTTCCATCACCTAAACAACCCACATTTGTAGTCAACGCGAGCGACTGTGAATCCCAGTTTAAGGATTTGATAACAGTCAACGAGATGACACAATCTGTGATACTTGGGCGATAA
- the LOC108806563 gene encoding MLO-like protein 6 → MADDKVYERTLQQTSTWAVAVVCFFLLLISIIIEKLIHKLGTWFKRKNKKALYEALEKVKAELMLMGFISLLLTIGQNYISQICISESVAASMRPCSRSEELKKYPPKKEDTGNDQGDDENSGRKLLELVESFIPRRSLATKGYDKCAEKGQVAFVSSYGMHQLHIFIFVLAVCHVIYCILTYALGKTKMRRWKRWEEETKTIEYQYSHDPERFRFARDTSFGRRHLNFWSKSTVTLWIACFFRQFFGSVTKVDYLTLRHGFIMAHLAPGSDARFDFRKYIQRSLEEDFKTIVEISPVIWFVAVLFLLTNTNGLNSYLWQPFIPLVVILIVGTKLQVIITKLGLLIQEKGDIVKGMPLVQPGDHLFWFGRPRFILFLVHLVLFTNAFQLAFFAWTTYEFKLENCFHKNTVDVVIRISVGVVVQVLCSYVTLPLYALVTQMGSKMKPTVFNERVAIALKSWHHTAKKQMKHGRTSESTTPFSSRPATPSHGSSPIHLLHNVHKRSRSADESFANSISPRRNSDFDTWDVESQQEPSSSSSAKHHSRFREGDSENMRKPSSSSSAVELPPGPGQIRTHQHEISSISLRDFSFKR, encoded by the exons ATGGCTGATGATAAGGTGTATGAAAGAACGCTACAGCAGACTTCCACGTGGGCGGTCGCCGTGGTTTGCTTCTTCTTGCTTCTAATTTCGATCATCATTGAGAAACTGATTCACAAATTAGGAACA TGGTTTAAAAGGAAGAATAAAAAAGCTCTGTATGAAGCTCTTGAAAAGGTGAAAGCAG AGCTTATGCTGATGGGGTTCATCTCACTACTGCTAACAATTGGACAAAACTATATCTCACAAATTTGCATCTCCGAGAGCGTCGCAGCATCAATGCGCCCTTGCAGTAGATCCGAAGAGTTGAAAAAGTACCCACCTAAGAAAGAAGATACGGGAAATGACCAAGGAGATGACGAAAACTCGGGTCGAAAGCTTCTGGAGTTAGTCGAATCTTTCATTCCTCGAAGAAGTTTGGCTACCAAAGGCTATGACAAGTGTGCAGAGAAG GGACAAGTGGCTTTTGTATCGTCCTACGGGATGCATCAGCTGCATATATTCATTTTCGTTCTTGCTGTTTGTCATGTGATCTACTGCATTCTTACTTATGCTTTGGGAAAGACCAAG ATGAGAAGATGGAAGAGGTGGGAAGAGGAGACAAAGACAATTGAATATCAGTATTCACACG ATCCTGAGAGGTTTAGGTTTGCGAGGGATACATCTTTCGGGCGTAGACATCTTAACTTCTGGAGCAAATCGACTGTTACACTGTGGATCGCATGTTTCTTCAGACAGTTTTTTGGATCAGTAACCAAAGTTGATTACTTAACGCTGAGACATGGTTTCATTATG gctCATTTGGCTCCAGGGAGTGATGCGAGGTTCGATTTCCGAAAGTACATTCAGAGATCATTAGAAGAAGACTTCAAAACTATCGTCGAGATCAGTCCTGTTATATGGTTTGTGGCCGTGCTATTCCTCCTGACCAACACAAACG GATTGAATTCTTACCTCTGGCAACCATTCATTCCCTTAGTA GTGATACTTATAGTTGGAACAAAACTTCAAGTGATAATAACAAAACTAGGACTTCTAATCCAAGAGAAAGGGGACATAGTGAAAGGCATGCCGCTTGTTCAGCCCGGTGATCATCTCTTCTGGTTCGGTCGTCCTCGTTTCATTCTCTTCCTCGTTCACTTAGTCCTTTTCACG AATGCGTTTCAACTAGCCTTCTTTGCCTGGACTACG TATGAGTTCAAGCTCGAGAACTGTTTCCACAAGAACACTGTAGATGTTGTCATCAGAATCTCAGTTGG AGTTGTTGTACAGGTTCTTTGCAGCTATGTTACTCTTCCTCTTTACGCTCTTGTTACTCAG ATGGGTTCCAAGATGAAACCAACAGTGTTCAACGAGAGAGTAGCGATCGCTTTAAAGAGTTGGCATCACACAGCTAAGAAGCAGATGAAACATGGAAGAACCTCAGAGTCAACGACGCCTTTCTCTAGCCGTCCAGCTACACCATCACACGGTTCTTCTCCGATCCATCTCCTCCACAACGTCCACAAACGAAGCAGAAGCGCTGATGAAAGTTTCGCTAACTCAATATCTCCGAGGAGAAACTCTGACTTCGATACGTGGGATGTTGAGTCTCAACAggaaccttcttcttcttcttccgcgAAGCATCATTCTAGGTTTAGGGAAGGAGACTCAGAGAACATGAGgaagccttcttcttcttcttcagctgtgGAGCTTCCTCCTGGACCTGGACAAATAAGAACTCACCAGCATGAGATTAGTAGTATTAGCTTGAGGGATTTTTCTTTTAAGCGatga
- the LOC108805748 gene encoding photosystem I chlorophyll a/b-binding protein 3-1, chloroplastic, which yields MAAQALVSSSLTSSVQTARQIFGTKPAVSVSQRKLVVKAASTPPAKQGANRQLWFASSQSLSYLDGSLPGDFGFDPLGLSDPEGTGGFIEPRWLAYGEIINGRFAMLGAAGAIAPEILGKAGLIPADTALPWFQTGVIPPAGTYSYWADPYTLFVLEMALMGFAEHRRLQDWYNPGSMGKQYFLGLEKGFAGSGNPAYPGGPFFNPLGFGKDEKSMKELKLKEVKNGRLAMLAILGYFIQGLVTGVGPYQNLLDHLADPVNNNVLTSLKFH from the exons atggCAGCACAAGCGCTTGTGTCTTCTTCACTTACCTCCTCTGTTCAGACAGCTAGACAGATATTCGGCACAAAACCAGCTGTGTCCGTATCACAGAGGAAGTTGGTTGTTAAGGCTGCCTCAACTCCACCTGCCAAG CAAGGAGCAAACAGGCAATTGTGGTTTGCATCATCACAGAGTCTCTCTTACTTGGATGGCAG CTTACCTGGCGACTTTGGATTTGACCCGCTTGGTCTTTCAGACCCAGAGGGTACTGGAGGGTTCATCGAGCCGAGATGGCTAGCCTACGGAGAGATCATCAACGGGCGGTTTGCTATGTTGGGTGCAGCTGGAGCTATTGCACCTGAGATTCTAGGAAAGGCCGGTCTGATTCCAGCAGACACTGCTCTTCCCTGGTTCCAGACCGGTGTGATTCCACCTGCAGGGACGTACAGCTACTGGGCAGACCCTTACACACTCTTTGTTCTCGAGATGGCTTTGATGGGTTTTGCTGAGCACAGGAGGTTGCAGGACTGGTACAACCCAGGATCTATGGGTAAACAATACTTCTTGGGTCTAGAGAAAGGTTTCGCCGGTTCAGGTAACCCGGCTTACCCCGGTGGACCTTTCTTCAACCCTCTAGGGTTTGGAAAAGACGAGAAGTCGATGAAGGAGTTGAAACTCAAGGAGGTCAAGAACGGTAGACTGGCAATGCTCGCCATCCTTGGCTATTTTATCCAGGGACTAGTGACCGGTGTGGGACCTTACCAGAACCTTCTTGATCATTTGGCGGATCCCGTCAACAACAATGTCTTGACCAGCCTCAAGTTCCACTGA